Proteins encoded together in one Methanolobus chelungpuianus window:
- a CDS encoding RNA 2'-phosphotransferase has protein sequence MIRKCLQHGYFRGEVCPECGEEGRYVLDDDREERLGRFISGALRHFPEDVGLEMDPQGWVDVDVLCDIMKKRYKWGTMERLVSLVESDVKGRYEIDGSFIRARYGHSVDVDLVSDYPENELPYLYYGVSQEEADMLLENGITPIRQCYVHLSTSLEKAMQAASIHTENPVVFEIDAAAAQDDGIDIVVVNEDIVLAKSIPSEYISIADAQE, from the coding sequence ATGATCCGTAAATGTTTACAGCATGGGTACTTCAGGGGCGAGGTCTGCCCTGAATGCGGCGAAGAAGGACGTTATGTGCTGGATGATGACCGGGAAGAGAGGCTTGGAAGATTCATTTCCGGTGCACTGAGGCACTTCCCGGAGGATGTTGGCCTGGAAATGGACCCTCAGGGATGGGTGGATGTGGATGTGCTCTGCGATATTATGAAGAAACGCTACAAGTGGGGCACCATGGAGCGCCTTGTGTCTCTGGTGGAGTCTGACGTCAAAGGCCGCTACGAGATAGACGGGTCTTTTATAAGGGCGCGCTACGGACATTCCGTGGACGTGGACCTGGTATCCGATTATCCCGAGAATGAACTCCCCTACCTTTACTACGGCGTAAGCCAGGAGGAAGCGGACATGCTGCTTGAGAATGGCATCACTCCCATCAGGCAGTGTTATGTGCACCTGAGCACCTCCCTGGAGAAGGCTATGCAGGCAGCTTCCATTCACACTGAGAACCCGGTCGTCTTTGAGATCGATGCCGCAGCGGCGCAGGATGACGGGATCGATATTGTGGTTGTCAACGAGGACATCGTACTTGCAAAGAGCATCCCTTCGGAGTACATCAGTATAGCCGACGCTCAGGAATGA